In Xenorhabdus poinarii G6, the following are encoded in one genomic region:
- a CDS encoding LysE family translocator, which produces MISFELMSIFMLLALLSYLTPGPDWAVISKGVFRSKKEGMLTAFGVQSGLFFHLVLGSLGATVILTTSKTAFSILQIIGAFYLVYLGGSGLREIYLNRNQQQLIVAPQNVIKQSKQKRNPFLIGLLANIFNPKVAIFFISILPQFINPSLPPLRQVIILGMIDIIIGVFWWILFVYALYYIQNVFLKGNAQVIIESITNVFLLLFGIVMLVSAFFI; this is translated from the coding sequence ATGATCAGTTTTGAATTGATGTCCATATTTATGCTGCTAGCATTGCTCTCCTACCTGACACCAGGCCCTGATTGGGCGGTTATCAGCAAAGGCGTATTTAGGAGTAAGAAAGAAGGAATGCTCACTGCATTTGGTGTGCAATCAGGGCTGTTTTTCCATCTTGTTTTGGGATCACTGGGTGCAACAGTGATTCTAACAACATCGAAAACAGCGTTCAGTATATTGCAAATAATTGGCGCTTTTTATCTTGTTTATCTGGGAGGATCTGGATTAAGAGAAATTTATCTCAATAGAAATCAGCAACAATTGATTGTTGCCCCACAAAACGTAATCAAACAAAGCAAACAGAAAAGAAATCCTTTTTTAATTGGGCTTTTGGCTAATATATTTAACCCAAAAGTTGCTATATTTTTTATCAGTATCTTACCTCAATTTATTAATCCATCATTACCACCGCTAAGGCAAGTTATCATACTTGGTATGATTGATATTATTATTGGTGTTTTTTGGTGGATTTTATTTGTTTACGCGCTATATTATATCCAGAATGTATTTTTAAAAGGTAACGCCCAAGTTATCATTGAGTCTATTACTAATGTTTTTTTATTGTTATTTGGGATTGTTATGTTAGTTAGTGCTTTTTTTATATAA
- the ptsP gene encoding phosphoenolpyruvate--protein phosphotransferase — MLMRLREIVEKVAMAANLSEALELLVNETCLAMNTDVCSIYLADHQRQCYYLMATKGLRKPKGRAISLAFNEGVVGQVGHLSELINLADIREHPSFKYIPQVKEENLRAFLGAPMIYRRQLQGILVVQQHERRLFNESEESFMVTLAMQLAVVFAQSQTKGVFGQYRQTRIKALAISNGIVMAQGWQDRSQPLLEQVTEALTLDCPAERSRLNGALEKTTAECRRISKRFTASSQKESAAIFDLYSHLLHDPKLKQDLFHSVDNGFVAEWAVKTVIEKYAEQFAKLQDPYMRERASDLRALGQRVLFHLNDSFTEKGQWPARFILVADELSAHLLAELPQDQLVGVVVRDGATHSHSAILVRAMGLPAMMGADIQPELLHNRTLILDGYRGEVLIEPEPLVAKEYQHIIEEEQVLSKLAEGEQQQRAQLKSGERVLVQLNAGLSLKNEQKTEGCIDGIGLYRTEIPFMLSSGFPSEDEQKHRYQEMLELFPDKPVVLRTLDIGADKQLPYMPINEENPCLGWRGIRITLDQPEIFLIQLRAMLKANTQTGNLKILLPMVTSIEEIDETRKLIERAKREVEQTLATAMAMPPIGIMIEVPSALFLLPQLKKRIDFVSIGTNDLTQYLLAVDRNNTHVASLYDNLHPAVISALKLAFDECQRLAIPVSVCGEMAGLPMGTLILLGLGYRCLSMSGRSIPRTKYLLRQLDAGELKNLIGLVLQAETRHEVKKRLAEFMASQGLGGLIRGGI, encoded by the coding sequence ATGCTGATGCGCTTAAGGGAAATTGTCGAAAAGGTTGCGATGGCAGCTAATTTATCTGAAGCGCTTGAACTACTGGTCAATGAAACGTGTCTGGCAATGAACACGGATGTCTGTTCTATCTATCTGGCTGATCATCAGCGGCAATGTTATTACCTGATGGCGACCAAAGGGTTACGAAAACCCAAAGGACGAGCCATCAGTTTGGCCTTTAATGAAGGCGTTGTGGGGCAAGTCGGGCACTTGTCCGAATTAATCAATCTCGCTGATATCCGCGAACATCCCAGTTTTAAATATATTCCTCAGGTGAAAGAAGAAAACCTGCGGGCTTTTTTAGGTGCCCCGATGATTTATCGTCGTCAATTGCAGGGAATATTGGTTGTTCAACAACATGAACGACGGTTATTCAATGAAAGTGAAGAATCTTTCATGGTGACGTTGGCGATGCAACTGGCGGTGGTTTTCGCTCAGTCGCAAACAAAGGGGGTGTTTGGTCAGTATCGTCAAACCCGCATTAAAGCCCTTGCCATTTCGAACGGCATTGTGATGGCGCAGGGCTGGCAAGATCGCTCCCAACCTTTGTTAGAACAGGTGACAGAAGCATTAACACTGGATTGCCCGGCTGAACGCTCAAGGCTAAATGGTGCGCTTGAAAAAACCACGGCTGAATGCCGTCGTATCAGCAAGCGTTTCACCGCCAGTTCACAAAAAGAAAGTGCCGCCATTTTTGATCTCTATTCTCACCTCTTACATGATCCCAAACTCAAACAAGATCTGTTTCATTCCGTTGATAATGGTTTTGTCGCGGAATGGGCGGTGAAAACCGTCATTGAGAAATATGCGGAACAGTTTGCCAAATTGCAGGATCCTTACATGCGGGAAAGGGCATCAGATCTGCGGGCACTTGGTCAACGAGTGTTGTTCCATCTGAATGATTCTTTTACGGAAAAAGGGCAATGGCCGGCACGCTTTATTCTGGTTGCTGATGAACTCAGTGCTCACTTGTTGGCTGAGTTGCCGCAAGATCAGTTGGTCGGCGTGGTTGTGCGGGACGGCGCGACTCACTCCCATTCTGCCATTCTGGTTCGCGCAATGGGGCTTCCTGCGATGATGGGTGCGGATATTCAGCCTGAGTTATTACATAACCGGACACTCATCCTTGATGGTTACCGCGGAGAGGTTCTTATTGAGCCAGAACCGCTGGTTGCCAAAGAATACCAACACATCATCGAAGAAGAACAGGTTCTCAGTAAATTGGCTGAAGGTGAACAGCAGCAGCGGGCACAGCTTAAAAGCGGCGAACGGGTTCTGGTACAACTCAATGCTGGCCTGAGCTTAAAAAACGAACAAAAGACAGAAGGGTGTATAGATGGTATTGGGCTGTACCGCACTGAAATTCCCTTTATGCTAAGTAGCGGTTTTCCATCCGAAGATGAACAGAAACACCGTTACCAGGAAATGCTGGAACTTTTCCCTGATAAGCCCGTGGTGTTACGGACACTGGATATTGGAGCGGATAAACAACTGCCCTACATGCCCATTAATGAAGAAAACCCGTGTTTGGGGTGGCGGGGAATTCGTATCACATTGGATCAACCAGAGATATTTCTGATCCAGCTTCGGGCGATGCTAAAAGCCAATACACAAACGGGCAATTTAAAGATCCTTTTGCCGATGGTGACAAGCATTGAGGAGATTGATGAAACCCGAAAACTGATTGAGAGAGCAAAACGTGAAGTAGAGCAAACGCTGGCGACGGCGATGGCAATGCCGCCGATTGGTATCATGATTGAAGTTCCCTCGGCCCTGTTTTTATTGCCACAATTAAAAAAACGGATTGATTTTGTTTCTATTGGCACAAACGATTTGACCCAATATTTGCTGGCGGTGGATCGCAATAACACACATGTCGCGTCACTCTATGATAATTTACATCCTGCGGTAATAAGCGCCTTGAAACTGGCCTTTGATGAATGCCAACGCTTGGCTATCCCCGTTAGTGTCTGCGGCGAAATGGCAGGCTTGCCCATGGGAACATTAATATTACTTGGTTTGGGCTATCGTTGCCTGAGCATGAGTGGCCGCAGTATTCCGCGCACCAAATATCTGCTGAGACAGCTGGACGCCGGGGAATTGAAGAATCTTATCGGGTTGGTATTGCAAGCCGAAACCCGCCATGAAGTCAAAAAACGGTTAGCCGAATTTATGGCATCACAGGGGTTAGGTGGCCTGATCCGAGGGGGGATTTAG
- a CDS encoding DUF2169 family type VI secretion system accessory protein, which produces MEFRNLTPFAVMNYSMLDVADTEHHVMVMKIGYQLLPDRRGHCLAELLPAPPLCLQDEYRGQMNASPVLQESDLAPFKPRCDVIVNGTAYAPDNRPCTAFPVRLHVQSKQDQTLLDKTLTVTGEREFIRDAGGQWQLTDPKPFSTLPLDYRYAFGGECRIQADDKAVAQLKESDRLTSEQRRQHPDGEKAPVAHATCETNPLGMGFITPWYANAKQLTRCPAPRISAPEAPFTAPHFAKQLAGTLSADTPACQPQGLGFLGRPWLPRRPLAGTYDADWLAHRHPYLPKDFDFGYWNGAPADQQIDWPDPDISLHLQGMTPGGHLHVTLPGHRPFILLRLHDGRMLPVPMRLDTLMLDSEALTLHLTCRLNVKTALPIRVAEARFEINPDAPLLKMAPRAEEKQDG; this is translated from the coding sequence ATGGAATTTCGTAACCTGACCCCCTTTGCGGTGATGAACTACTCCATGCTGGATGTGGCGGATACAGAGCACCATGTGATGGTGATGAAAATCGGCTACCAGTTGTTGCCTGACCGTCGCGGCCATTGTCTGGCCGAACTGTTGCCGGCACCGCCGCTGTGTTTACAGGATGAATACCGCGGGCAGATGAATGCCTCACCGGTGTTGCAGGAGAGTGACCTGGCGCCGTTTAAACCGCGTTGTGACGTGATTGTTAACGGTACCGCGTATGCACCGGATAACCGCCCCTGCACGGCGTTTCCGGTCCGGCTGCATGTGCAAAGCAAACAGGATCAGACCCTGCTCGACAAAACCCTGACCGTGACCGGTGAACGGGAATTTATTCGTGATGCTGGCGGTCAGTGGCAACTGACCGACCCGAAACCGTTTTCAACACTGCCGCTGGATTATCGCTACGCCTTTGGGGGCGAATGCAGAATTCAGGCGGATGATAAAGCAGTTGCACAGCTTAAGGAAAGCGATCGGCTGACATCAGAACAGCGCCGGCAACACCCGGACGGCGAAAAAGCGCCGGTTGCGCATGCCACCTGCGAAACCAATCCGCTGGGAATGGGATTTATCACGCCGTGGTATGCCAACGCCAAACAACTTACCCGTTGCCCTGCCCCCCGCATTAGCGCGCCGGAGGCGCCGTTCACCGCGCCGCATTTTGCGAAACAACTGGCGGGAACATTATCTGCCGATACGCCGGCCTGCCAGCCGCAGGGGCTGGGCTTTCTCGGCCGGCCGTGGCTGCCCCGCCGACCGCTTGCCGGGACTTACGATGCCGACTGGCTGGCACACCGCCACCCCTATCTGCCGAAAGATTTTGACTTTGGTTACTGGAACGGCGCGCCCGCCGACCAGCAAATTGACTGGCCTGACCCTGATATCTCGCTGCACCTGCAAGGCATGACGCCCGGCGGGCACCTGCATGTCACCCTGCCGGGGCATCGCCCGTTTATTTTGCTGCGGCTGCATGACGGGAGGATGTTGCCCGTGCCGATGCGCCTCGATACGTTAATGCTCGACAGCGAGGCGCTGACGCTGCATCTGACCTGTCGGCTGAATGTGAAAACCGCGCTGCCCATTCGGGTGGCGGAAGCGCGCTTTGAAATCAACCCGGATGCGCCTTTACTCAAAATGGCGCCACGGGCAGAGGAGAAACAGGATGGCTGA
- the thyA gene encoding thymidylate synthase, producing the protein MKQYLDLMKKVLEEGTAKDDRTGTGTRSIFGHQMRFNLQEGFPLVTTKRCHIRSIIHELLWFLNGDTNTKYLHDNGVSIWDEWADEKGDLGPVYGKQWRSWGAADGRQIDQLAQVIEQLKRDPDSRRIIVSAWNVGELDKMALAPCHAFFQFYVADGKLSCQLYQRSCDVFLGLPFNIASYALLVHMVAQQCDLAVGDFVWTGGDTHLYRNHLEQTALQLSREPRALPKLVIKRKPDSLFDYRFEDFEIVDYDPHPGIKAPVAI; encoded by the coding sequence ATGAAGCAGTATCTGGATTTAATGAAAAAAGTGCTGGAAGAGGGCACAGCAAAAGATGACCGCACGGGGACGGGAACTCGCTCTATCTTTGGTCATCAGATGCGTTTCAATTTGCAGGAAGGTTTCCCACTGGTCACCACTAAGCGCTGTCATATTCGTTCGATTATCCATGAATTGCTTTGGTTTTTGAATGGTGATACTAACACCAAATATTTGCACGATAATGGTGTGTCTATCTGGGACGAATGGGCTGACGAAAAGGGAGATTTGGGACCGGTTTATGGTAAACAGTGGCGTTCCTGGGGTGCTGCGGATGGTCGCCAAATCGACCAGTTGGCTCAGGTGATTGAGCAATTGAAACGCGATCCGGATTCACGGCGTATTATCGTCTCGGCATGGAATGTCGGTGAGTTGGATAAAATGGCATTAGCCCCATGCCATGCTTTTTTCCAGTTCTACGTCGCAGATGGAAAACTTTCCTGCCAGCTTTACCAGCGTTCTTGTGATGTGTTTTTAGGACTCCCCTTCAACATTGCCAGCTATGCGTTGTTGGTGCATATGGTGGCTCAACAGTGTGATCTTGCCGTCGGTGATTTTGTCTGGACTGGCGGTGATACTCACCTTTACCGTAACCATCTGGAACAGACGGCACTTCAATTAAGTCGTGAGCCACGTGCGTTGCCTAAGTTAGTGATTAAGCGTAAGCCAGATTCCCTGTTTGACTATCGATTCGAAGATTTTGAAATTGTGGATTATGATCCGCATCCGGGCATTAAAGCACCGGTAGCCATTTAA
- a CDS encoding type VI secretion system tip protein VgrG → MSIKKNIDKLKKGQSLVQQGKGAVQKAKQVAGKLGGGISGSSVAGTAGLIPGGGFAGGIGGSSGSGMTGSAGLIPGGGFTGGKGLAERAAGGQNAATKALVKVGQMLMGERDPSGLQFTLTAGGLPPQTFVVTDFTLNESFSQPFSLSVGLASADPAIDFPAVLDRTATLTILQNGLEQRSITGIVSRFEQGNTGLHQTTYHMTIRPDLWRTTLRQNSRIFQQQDIATILTTLLKEHNIRDVIFSLRHPHPAREFCVQYQESDFAFLQRLTAEEGIFYFFECSNGRNTLVFADDCGSVPPGIMIPYQPGDVSTVGEPAISSLTCSAQVRPAQVQLKDYTFKNPAWPAEFHQQMRDENLQQLYYEHYDYPGRFKDEAHGKDFTRYRLEALRSDAVTGQGSGHAIALQPGKLFILDNHPREDLNQSWQTVSASHSGRQPGALETATGDSGTTLHSQFSFIRQNQHWRPTPLPKPVIDGPQIAKVVGPAGEEIFCDQYGRVRLQFPWDRYGKSDDQSSCWIRVTQPWAGQGWGMLAIPRIGQEVVVDFLHGDPDQPIVTGRTYHASNIPPGSLPGSKTQMAFRSKTHKGEGYNELLFEDAKGSQLVSLHAQKDMHTKVLNNRDTRVLANHTETVEKNQTLTVHGHKMESVTLTRNEAVGLAHTLTVGGAMNTAVALSQSEQVGVHKSVIVGNTLSIKAGDVIELQCGASTLRMDSSGKITLIGTEFKFEASGPVQITGKDIDLN, encoded by the coding sequence ATGTCAATAAAGAAGAACATCGATAAATTAAAGAAAGGGCAATCCCTTGTTCAACAGGGGAAAGGGGCTGTTCAGAAAGCAAAACAGGTGGCAGGCAAATTAGGCGGAGGCATTTCAGGTAGCAGCGTTGCAGGAACGGCGGGCTTAATCCCAGGCGGTGGTTTTGCCGGCGGAATTGGCGGCAGTTCAGGCAGTGGCATGACAGGCTCAGCGGGCTTAATTCCGGGTGGCGGTTTTACCGGTGGAAAGGGACTGGCAGAACGTGCAGCCGGTGGACAGAATGCGGCCACCAAAGCGCTGGTAAAAGTTGGTCAAATGTTGATGGGCGAACGTGATCCGAGTGGCCTGCAATTTACCCTGACCGCTGGCGGCTTACCCCCGCAGACGTTTGTGGTGACCGATTTCACGCTGAATGAAAGTTTTTCTCAGCCGTTTAGCCTGAGTGTGGGACTGGCGAGTGCCGACCCGGCTATCGATTTTCCGGCTGTACTGGATCGCACCGCCACGCTGACGATTTTACAAAATGGTCTCGAACAACGCAGCATCACGGGGATCGTGTCCCGCTTTGAGCAGGGTAATACCGGGTTGCACCAGACTACCTACCACATGACTATCCGCCCTGACCTGTGGCGCACCACGTTGCGCCAGAACTCGCGCATTTTCCAGCAGCAGGATATCGCTACCATCCTCACCACTCTCCTGAAAGAACACAACATCCGCGATGTGATTTTCAGCCTGCGCCATCCTCACCCGGCGCGCGAATTTTGCGTTCAGTATCAGGAAAGCGACTTCGCCTTCCTGCAACGGTTAACGGCGGAAGAGGGTATTTTCTACTTCTTCGAATGCAGTAACGGGCGCAACACACTGGTGTTTGCCGACGATTGCGGTTCAGTTCCGCCGGGCATAATGATCCCGTATCAGCCCGGTGACGTCAGTACCGTGGGTGAACCTGCCATCAGCAGCCTGACATGCAGCGCTCAGGTGCGGCCGGCACAGGTTCAGCTTAAGGATTACACCTTCAAGAATCCGGCGTGGCCGGCAGAATTTCACCAGCAAATGCGGGATGAAAATCTGCAACAGCTGTACTACGAGCACTATGACTACCCCGGTCGCTTCAAAGACGAAGCACATGGCAAGGATTTTACCCGTTACCGACTGGAAGCGCTACGTAGCGACGCCGTGACCGGACAGGGCAGCGGCCATGCTATCGCCCTGCAACCGGGCAAATTGTTCATTCTCGATAACCATCCACGGGAAGATCTGAATCAGTCATGGCAGACCGTTTCCGCCAGTCACAGTGGCCGCCAGCCGGGGGCGCTTGAAACCGCCACTGGAGACAGCGGCACTACGTTGCACAGCCAGTTCAGTTTTATCCGCCAGAACCAGCACTGGCGGCCGACACCGTTACCCAAACCGGTGATTGATGGCCCACAGATTGCCAAAGTGGTAGGGCCGGCTGGCGAGGAAATCTTCTGTGACCAGTACGGCCGTGTCCGCCTCCAGTTCCCGTGGGACCGATACGGCAAGAGCGACGACCAAAGCTCTTGCTGGATACGGGTAACCCAGCCGTGGGCGGGTCAGGGCTGGGGGATGTTGGCCATCCCGCGTATCGGTCAGGAAGTGGTGGTGGATTTTCTGCACGGTGACCCTGACCAGCCCATCGTCACCGGCCGGACTTACCATGCCAGCAATATCCCGCCGGGGTCGCTGCCGGGCAGCAAAACCCAGATGGCGTTCCGCTCCAAAACCCACAAGGGCGAAGGCTATAACGAGTTGCTGTTTGAGGATGCGAAAGGCAGCCAATTGGTGTCCCTGCACGCGCAGAAGGACATGCACACCAAAGTGCTCAATAACCGGGATACCCGGGTGCTGGCCAACCACACCGAAACCGTGGAGAAAAACCAGACTCTCACGGTGCACGGCCACAAAATGGAGTCGGTGACACTGACCCGTAATGAAGCGGTCGGCCTGGCCCACACCCTGACCGTCGGCGGTGCCATGAATACGGCCGTCGCCTTAAGCCAGAGCGAACAGGTGGGCGTCCATAAGTCGGTTATCGTCGGCAACACCCTGTCCATCAAGGCCGGGGATGTGATTGAGTTGCAATGCGGTGCCAGTACCCTGCGCATGGACAGCAGCGGCAAAATTACCCTTATTGGCACCGAGTTTAAGTTCGAGGCGAGTGGCCCGGTACAAATCACCGGCAAAGACATCGACCTGAACTAA
- a CDS encoding TauD/TfdA family dioxygenase gives MKDRNSLVVYDDSFYKKLWKDNIAINSFGNIIDFLKHYHFYVYHIDDYISEGNKIKDIDILITTDDVSKNNIDEQPNTSIIFSLSEIDSHAASHSVNKDIVTKNIEFKHKTHRYLSQLNGEMRVSYGGEIFHLHGNYVKQFIDYTGWQNFINYDEFVIGLKKNKNNKKFYYLGLLNTYSSFYFAKCDNELFFKKIIGDIFGEKHKEFNFQPGISFSNKLIEYESSDVTRDLSKIKGNHIIYIDNDELFKKGFYDDQRHSPYDNLNEFLSESFKKITYLNQEIIEDLYNFKHYGNDYGILLLKGLNFDSVLPPTPSQALYYPDRGNFYGELWLAMISEFLGYAVGYSQEKNGNVFQNLVPNIKKEFLLSSESSKKELDFHTEIAFHPFMCDYVLLYCLRQDHEKNAKTFISSTKMMLRDLSLKEIKILSEPLFITGIDYSYGSPNGVKGNGSLTSVLYGNPNDPYMIYDLDLMKGLNTEAELVLDKLKTIANKHKYWVALEAGDLLVIENNRCIHGRSEFTPRYDGYDRWLLRTCVLTNIKQANSDILEESRIINTRFIV, from the coding sequence ATGAAAGATAGAAATTCACTTGTTGTATACGATGATTCTTTTTATAAAAAACTATGGAAGGATAATATCGCTATAAATTCATTTGGTAATATAATAGACTTTTTAAAACATTATCATTTCTATGTGTATCATATAGATGATTATATCTCAGAAGGAAATAAAATAAAAGATATTGATATCCTGATCACAACTGATGATGTTTCAAAAAATAATATAGATGAGCAGCCAAATACATCTATCATCTTTTCTTTGTCTGAAATTGACTCTCATGCGGCAAGTCATTCTGTGAACAAAGATATTGTGACAAAAAATATAGAATTTAAACATAAAACACATCGTTATTTAAGTCAGCTTAATGGAGAAATGAGGGTAAGTTACGGAGGCGAAATTTTCCATTTGCATGGTAATTATGTGAAACAGTTTATAGATTATACAGGATGGCAGAATTTTATCAATTACGATGAATTTGTTATTGGGTTGAAAAAAAATAAAAATAATAAAAAATTCTATTATCTTGGTTTATTGAACACTTATTCTTCATTTTATTTTGCAAAATGCGATAATGAGTTGTTTTTTAAAAAAATTATTGGGGATATTTTTGGTGAAAAACATAAAGAATTCAATTTCCAGCCAGGAATAAGTTTTTCTAATAAATTAATAGAATATGAAAGTTCGGACGTTACCCGTGATTTATCTAAAATTAAAGGGAATCATATTATTTATATAGATAATGATGAGTTATTTAAAAAAGGATTTTATGATGATCAGCGACACAGCCCTTATGATAATCTGAATGAATTTCTTTCCGAAAGTTTTAAAAAAATCACTTATCTTAATCAAGAGATTATCGAAGATTTATACAATTTTAAACATTATGGTAATGACTATGGTATATTGCTTTTAAAAGGATTGAATTTTGATAGTGTTTTACCTCCCACTCCGTCACAGGCATTATATTATCCTGATAGAGGAAATTTTTATGGTGAACTGTGGTTAGCCATGATTTCAGAATTCCTTGGTTATGCTGTTGGGTATTCCCAAGAGAAAAACGGTAATGTATTCCAAAATCTGGTTCCTAATATAAAAAAAGAGTTTCTGTTATCATCGGAAAGCTCGAAAAAAGAGCTTGATTTTCATACAGAAATCGCTTTTCATCCATTCATGTGTGATTACGTTTTACTGTATTGCTTACGTCAAGATCATGAAAAAAATGCCAAAACTTTTATATCAAGTACTAAGATGATGCTCCGTGATTTATCTCTTAAAGAAATTAAAATATTGTCTGAGCCACTCTTTATAACGGGGATAGATTACTCTTATGGTAGCCCCAATGGTGTAAAAGGTAATGGTTCTTTGACTTCCGTTCTTTATGGAAATCCGAATGATCCTTATATGATCTATGATTTAGATTTAATGAAAGGGCTTAATACGGAGGCAGAACTTGTTCTTGATAAACTCAAAACGATTGCTAATAAGCATAAATATTGGGTAGCGCTTGAAGCAGGGGATTTACTTGTTATTGAGAATAATCGATGCATACATGGGCGTTCTGAGTTTACACCTCGTTATGATGGTTATGATAGGTGGTTATTACGAACTTGTGTGTTAACCAATATTAAACAGGCAAATTCAGATATTCTTGAGGAGTCCAGAATCATTAATACACGTTTTATCGTTTAA
- the lgt gene encoding prolipoprotein diacylglyceryl transferase yields the protein MSTSYLAFPNIDPVIFSIGPVSLHWYGLMYLVGFVFALWLANRRAAKPNSGWHKNEVENLLYAGFAGVFVGGRLGYVLFYNLPMFLDNPLYLFKVWDGGMSFHGGLVGVICAMWWFSRRTKRHFLQVADFVAPLVPFGLGMGRIGNFINGELWGRVTLDTPWAILFPGSRSEDIALATSDPSLWPILEKFGVLPRHPSQLYEMVLEGIVLFIILNIFIRKSRPTGSVSGLFLIGYGAFRIIVEFFRQPDAQLGLFDGISMGQILSVPMILAGIALMVWAYQCPGNKTRNNKVQEAK from the coding sequence ATGAGCACGAGCTATCTGGCATTTCCTAATATTGACCCGGTGATATTTTCTATCGGGCCTGTCTCCCTCCATTGGTATGGTCTTATGTATCTGGTCGGTTTTGTTTTTGCCCTATGGCTGGCAAATCGTCGAGCAGCAAAACCAAACAGTGGTTGGCACAAAAACGAAGTTGAAAACTTACTGTATGCCGGGTTTGCCGGGGTTTTCGTTGGTGGACGTCTGGGTTATGTTCTGTTCTATAATCTGCCCATGTTCCTGGATAATCCTCTTTATCTGTTTAAAGTTTGGGATGGGGGTATGTCTTTCCACGGCGGGCTGGTCGGGGTTATCTGCGCGATGTGGTGGTTTTCACGCCGTACCAAGCGCCATTTCTTACAGGTTGCGGATTTCGTGGCGCCATTAGTGCCTTTTGGTTTGGGGATGGGGCGTATCGGTAACTTTATCAATGGTGAATTGTGGGGGCGTGTGACGCTGGATACACCGTGGGCGATACTATTCCCGGGTTCCCGTAGCGAAGATATTGCCTTGGCCACATCCGATCCTTCGTTATGGCCGATTCTGGAAAAATTCGGTGTCCTGCCTCGCCATCCATCACAGTTATATGAGATGGTGCTTGAAGGTATAGTGTTATTTATCATCCTCAATATATTTATTCGGAAATCGCGCCCGACAGGAAGTGTTTCAGGCTTATTCCTGATTGGTTACGGTGCATTCCGCATCATCGTTGAATTTTTCCGCCAGCCTGACGCACAGCTTGGGTTATTCGACGGGATCAGTATGGGGCAAATTCTTTCTGTCCCGATGATCTTAGCTGGAATCGCCCTGATGGTATGGGCATATCAATGCCCTGGCAACAAAACTCGTAATAACAAGGTACAAGAGGCAAAATGA